In Dromiciops gliroides isolate mDroGli1 chromosome 4, mDroGli1.pri, whole genome shotgun sequence, one DNA window encodes the following:
- the DUSP28 gene encoding dual specificity phosphatase 28, translating into MAVINIASGRDQLRGSSGQPRFRSVSSHPGMETEPAAPAGGPAGASGSEAGRQLARVTPWLLLGPARVAADAELLVRERVTFCVNVTRQQPCPRAPGVRTLRVPIFDDPAEDLLTHLEPCCAALEAAARAGGTCLVYCKNGRSRSAAVCTAYLMRHSGLSLEQAFQVVKKARPVAEPNPGFWSQLQKYEDALQKRPPGPDDPQAPARDCP; encoded by the exons ATGGCGGTGATAAATATAGCCAGCGGGAGGGACCAGCTGCGGGGCAGCTCGGGGCAGCCGAGGTTCCGCTCAGTCTCGTCCCATCCGGGCATGGAGACGGAGCCGGCAGCCCCGGCAGGAGGCCCGGCGGGGGCCTCGGGCTCGGAGGCCGGACGGCAGCTCGCGCGGGTCACGCCATGGCTGCTCCTGGGCCCTGCGCGCGTCGCCGCAGACGCGGAGCTGCTAGTGCGCGAACGCGTCACGTTCTGCGTCAACGTGACCCGGCAGCAGCCGTGCCCACGCGCGCCGGGCGTGCGCACGCTGCGCGTGCCCATCTTTGACGACCCCGCAGAAGACCTGTTGACACACCTGGAACCCTGCTGCGCCGCCCTGGAAGCGGCCGCACGCGCCGGAGGCACGTGCCTCGTGTACTGCAAGAACGGCCGCAGCCGCTCGGCCGCCGTGTGCACCGCCTACCTCATGCGACACAGCGGCCTTAGCCTCGAGCAGGCCTTCCAG GTGGTGAAGAAGGCCAGACCCGTGGCTGAGCCCAACCCAGGCTTCTGGTCCCAGCTGCAGAAATACGAGGACGCCCTCCAGAAACGGCCCCCCGGGCCTGACGACCCCCAAGCTCCGGCCAGAGACTGTCCTTAG